The Psychrobacillus sp. FSL K6-2836 nucleotide sequence CTACCAGTAAATAGGGTAAAACATTTGTTAAAATTTCCATCTTTCTACCTTCAACTGATCCAGCGAGCCAAAATAACACCTGTTCAAAAGCAGCTTCATTTATTACAAGAAAACCTTGCGTAAAAGAAGCAAACATTGCTGACATCGCGGCACCAGCTAATGTCAATTTCATGGGTGTAAGTCCATCTCTTCCTGCTGAACCAATAATATAAACAGCAATTGCGGCTATAGCTGCTCCTAAGAAGGATATCCAAGCGAATGCTTGAAGATTACTTACAGAGAATAGAGTAACAGCTACCACTACTGCAAATCCTGCTCCAGCATTTACGCCAAAAATCCCAGGCGATGCAAGTGGATTTTTCGTGAGAGTTTGCATTAACACTCCTGAAATCGCTAAACTACTTCCAACAGCAGCAGCAATTAGAGCTCTTGGTAATCTAACTGTTTCAATTACTATATGTTCATTAGAGCCATTATTATTTTGAAAAGCATCTAAAACCATCTTCCAAGATGTTTGTGTATATCCGTAAACAATACTTGCGCACATTAATAAGACTAATATTAGAAGTACAATGATTAGTCCAAGTAGTTTTTGTCCATTTGTTTTTAATAACATAATATTAACCTTCCTAGAATCCGTAAAATAATCTATTTATCACCTAGTCTATTGTATGTTATGAGGAGTGTCAATGAACTTGATAATCATTTTCAATTAATTGTTGACATAGGCTAATTTCGGAACTATTATAAAGTTTGTATTGAAAATGATTATCAATAAGGTTTAAATTTGGGAGGCAAGCTAAATGATTAATATGAAACGTTTTTTCGTTATGATTTCTATATTTTCTTTATTTCTATTAGCAGCGTGCGGACAAACAAAAGAAGACACTGCTACAACAGGTGATGAAAACAAAGAAGATACTAGCTATACAGTGGAACATGCAATGGGTACTACAACGATTGAAAAAACGCCCGAAAAGGTTGTAATTCTTACAAACGAAGGTACAGAAGCATTACTTGCATTAGAAGTAACCCCTGTGGGTGCTGTTCAATCTTGGCTAGGTGATCCTTGGTATGATCATATTAAAGAAGACATGACAGACGTAGAAGTTGTGGGTGTAGAGCATGAAGTGAATTTAGAAAAAATAGCAGCCTTAAAACCCGATTTAATTATCGGGAACAAACTACGTCAAGAAGCTGTTTACGAACAGTTAAGTGCAATTGCCCCAACAGTATTTTCTGATACATTACGAGGCGATTGGAAAGATAACTTTACGTTATACTCTAAGGCATTGAATCTTGAAGAAAAAGGAAAAGAAGTATTAAGTCAGTTTGATGCTCATTTAGATGAAGTAAAACAAAATCTAGGAGATAAAGTGGATCAAGAAATTTCTGTGGTACGCTTTATGGCTGGTCAATCTAGAATTTATTATACAGATTCATTTTCAGGAGTTATCTTTGAC carries:
- a CDS encoding FecCD family ABC transporter permease; translated protein: MLLKTNGQKLLGLIIVLLILVLLMCASIVYGYTQTSWKMVLDAFQNNNGSNEHIVIETVRLPRALIAAAVGSSLAISGVLMQTLTKNPLASPGIFGVNAGAGFAVVVAVTLFSVSNLQAFAWISFLGAAIAAIAVYIIGSAGRDGLTPMKLTLAGAAMSAMFASFTQGFLVINEAAFEQVLFWLAGSVEGRKMEILTNVLPYLLVGWVGSVFIASKMNVLSMGEDVAKGLGVNTGFLKIIIAIIVILLAGGSVAIAGPIGFIGIVIPHLTRFIVGIDHRWLIPFSGALGGVLLLVADILARYIIMPQEIPVGVMTAIIGTPFFIYIARKGFNAR
- a CDS encoding ABC transporter substrate-binding protein, giving the protein MKRFFVMISIFSLFLLAACGQTKEDTATTGDENKEDTSYTVEHAMGTTTIEKTPEKVVILTNEGTEALLALEVTPVGAVQSWLGDPWYDHIKEDMTDVEVVGVEHEVNLEKIAALKPDLIIGNKLRQEAVYEQLSAIAPTVFSDTLRGDWKDNFTLYSKALNLEEKGKEVLSQFDAHLDEVKQNLGDKVDQEISVVRFMAGQSRIYYTDSFSGVIFDQLGFKRASQQTELFTADNKLGNLAIEVGKEVIPKMDADVLFYFTYAPQGDQAALDTATEWTNDPLWKNLNAVKSGNVHEVSDAVWNTAGGVLAANIMLDEIEDIFSKK